In Verrucomicrobiota bacterium, a genomic segment contains:
- a CDS encoding sulfatase — MDDKPNIILINCDDLGYGDLGCYGSTKNNTPHLDKLAAEGKRFTDFYMASPVCSPSRGAMMTGCYPPRIGFGEFNGEIVLFPGDNIGISSKETTVASQLKKAGYATKIIGKWHCGDQPEFLPTRHGFDEYFGIPYSNDMGRQSDRPTRPPLPLLRNETVIQEQPDQRGITERYTDEALQFINKNKDQPFFLYLAHMYVHVPLFVPKQFLERSRNGAYGGAVECIDWSTGVLMDHLKQIGLDENTLIIFTSDNGSRARDEGGSNLPCRGTKASTWEGGQRVPCIMRWPKRIQASTTSEAITSSIDFFPTISNLLGVPISPERKIDGVDIQDLMFDDNSKAPRDTFYYYAQNNLDAVRVGDWKLHFLKTGEPVNELYNLREDVGETNNLYDAHPDIVAALSNKADEIREDIGDAATGTIGKNNRPIGQVENAKPLTEYCEDHPYMIAMYDLPDMPTMSG; from the coding sequence ATGGACGACAAACCGAATATCATTCTGATCAATTGCGACGACCTGGGCTACGGTGATTTAGGTTGTTACGGATCCACCAAAAACAACACACCCCACTTGGATAAACTGGCAGCCGAAGGAAAGCGGTTTACCGATTTCTACATGGCATCACCCGTTTGCTCTCCTTCGCGAGGAGCTATGATGACGGGATGCTATCCACCACGGATCGGCTTTGGTGAATTCAATGGAGAGATTGTCCTTTTCCCAGGTGATAACATTGGCATAAGCAGCAAAGAAACTACAGTCGCCAGCCAACTCAAAAAAGCCGGTTATGCGACCAAGATCATTGGGAAGTGGCATTGCGGAGATCAGCCCGAATTCCTGCCCACCCGCCATGGCTTCGACGAATACTTCGGCATTCCCTATAGCAACGACATGGGTCGCCAGTCCGACCGGCCAACGCGCCCTCCTCTTCCCCTCCTTCGAAACGAAACGGTAATTCAGGAACAACCTGACCAGAGGGGAATCACCGAGCGTTACACGGACGAAGCCCTTCAATTTATAAACAAGAACAAGGACCAGCCTTTCTTCCTTTATCTGGCTCACATGTATGTGCATGTGCCCCTCTTCGTACCCAAGCAATTTCTTGAACGCTCACGCAACGGTGCTTACGGCGGAGCGGTTGAATGTATTGATTGGAGCACTGGTGTCCTGATGGATCATCTGAAACAAATTGGACTCGATGAGAACACGTTGATCATCTTCACCAGCGACAACGGTTCACGAGCCCGTGATGAAGGAGGCAGCAACTTACCCTGTCGAGGAACCAAGGCAAGCACGTGGGAAGGCGGGCAGCGAGTCCCCTGCATCATGCGCTGGCCGAAACGTATTCAAGCATCCACCACTTCCGAAGCCATAACCAGCTCCATTGATTTCTTTCCGACCATCTCCAACCTCCTCGGAGTACCCATTTCACCTGAAAGGAAAATCGACGGCGTGGATATCCAGGACCTCATGTTCGACGACAATTCTAAAGCTCCACGAGATACCTTTTACTACTATGCTCAAAACAATCTGGACGCCGTAAGAGTTGGAGATTGGAAACTTCATTTTCTAAAAACGGGTGAACCAGTAAATGAGTTATACAACCTCCGTGAAGACGTTGGTGAAACGAACAACCTTTACGACGCTCATCCTGACATCGTAGCAGCCCTGTCCAACAAAGCTGACGAAATCCGCGAAGACATCGGTGACGCCGCAACCGGAACCATAGGCAAAAACAATCGCCCGATCGGACAGGTCGAAAACGCCAAACCGCTGACCGAATATTGTGAAGATCACCCCTACATGATCGCCATGTACGACTTACCCGACATGCCGACAATGTCTGGTTAA